Within Spinacia oleracea cultivar Varoflay chromosome 4, BTI_SOV_V1, whole genome shotgun sequence, the genomic segment AGATTGCTGCCGCTGAGGTGGTGCCTGAGGCCACATTGGCTGACCCATATAAGGCTGAGACTGCGCGCCATATGCATTAGGATTTCCCATCATGACACCTGGAGGTCCAGCCTGACCCGGGTTTTGTGACGGCGGCATATAGTAGTAGGGAAGTGCATCTGCAGGGCCTGCAACAGGCATACCTGTGCCTCTCGGAAGAGTGGCAAGCACATCATCCTTCAAATCCTCCCTTGGAACTATGTCCACCAAGAAGTCAAAGATGTCAGTTCTTGTGATTGCGGCCGCTATGTCATTCTTCTGTAGGGTCCGCCGCTTGTTCTCCTCAGTGTGGTTCCATGATCGTAGGGTCAGCTCAAGTATGAACATCTCACATGCCCTTGCAAACACAACAGGAGCTTCAGCCGAAATCATACGGACATCCTCATCCGCCTTCATGATCTTCTTGATCCTCGCCAAGGGAAGGCTGTGGTTCTTAAAATCAGTGACCTTCTCGATATCCTGATACTGGCTCTGCCAGAAAGACTGGAGTTGCTGCTGcaactgctgctgctgttggtgATGGATCTGCTGGTAAGCAAGCTGGTGTTGAGCCATCTGTGCCCCAGAAGGTTGTGCAGAACCATGGACAGGACCCACAGAAGTAACTACAGGCGCCCCAGTAACTTGATTTGGTTGGTATGCGCCACCATATGGAACTTGCCCGGCGCCACTTACTGTTCCTACCACCGGGGCTTGACCATGCCCTTGCTGGTCCATTCTGGAATTAACACACAAAATAtcaatataaaattttatttaagatttaCTTGAAAACCAATTTGGTATTCCTATAATTGGGGTTCACATATTGAAGGAGAACACAAAccaaaataacaattaattcaagatttgtTCAGCATATTAGGATAACTTTACACTTGTAATTGACAGGTAGGGCTCCATGCAATCTAACGATGAATCACTTGACTTTTGGACAGACACTAGCCATATAACAtcgaggggggggggggggggtaggaACTAAATAGATTTGGATATTTGAACACTTGGGATTCCATGTTTGTCTTTCGATGATATCGCAGAATTCCGATGATATCACAGATGAGAGACCCGAATAAAACCAACTTCCTTACCCTTGTAAAATCCATCTAATACTATACTTCGTACTACGTACATAATAGTGTCAAGTTTCGGCATACCAAATCAAGGATAAAGGATCCTAAGAAGGAATAAAATAAATCAACACATTCTAGAACACTAAGTAACAAGTCAAGACGAATAAACAAACTGGACATATGATTCTATTATGGTGATTTTCGCAAACATCTCACAGATTCAATTAAATCAAACAAGGTATGACAACACAATAGAGCAAATAAATGTGAAATGTGACGGAACACCTAGGCCATATGGGGATAAACATTTGAACAGGAGAATATAACAAAAATAAAGCTCTCTGAGAGGACTATGACTACAGAAGAGCATGACACAAACCCTGCGAAAGACGATGAATAAATATGTGAACCCAGCTAAATGGGGGGAAAATGGGCTTGATGATTTTGGCCGAACTCAGACGTTCTACTCTCACAGCCCAATAAACAAGTCTACCAAATTTACCTTAGGCCCATACTGTGAACCTAACAAAACAAGTAATGAGGCAGGGAAGTATAATTAGGAATAATAGAGCCCACTTTCcatcaataaataacttaagaTAAACATAAAATAACATTCTATTAGTAACTTGAATTGTGAAAGTATATCCAAGGTTTGAATTTTAAGACGGCGAGCTAGCAAACAAGCTTGGGGTAATGAACAACAGGTATTATAAACTTATGATTACCATCAAACTTCTTACATTGCCTTGATCTAGAAGCAACTCTAAGTCTCTAATCCAGTGACATCTCGTGAATGAATGCAACAAATCCAGCAAACTAGCAGTAATGACAATAATGAACCCCAATAAGAACATTCACTTATGAAAACGCCATATAACAATCCACAAGCATATGGGTTCACTTATCAATTTCCTAGCTCTAGTTAACACTTATTGCCTTCACTATGTCTTCAAGAGAATGCTATATTTCCTGCTAACTACTCcgtaacaacaataataatcttACCATCCTACTCTAAATGCCTCAGATCTATAAAGAGACAATTAAGAAACACCAATGAGAAAGTTAGGTGGTCCGAAACCCCTGTTTAAAGCATCTCCACAATCACATCTGGATACCTCAATTTCCAACTAGGAGAGAGTAGGCATCGTAAGATGGTTAGAAGGAAAAGAGACATTTAATACATAAACAAAGGAAAACACATTTGATCGGCTTTAAATTTTATTCAGGATTTTGGCATCAAACATCATCACCTCCTCCTAAGAACAATGCTTTGGAGATTTTCTAAAGGAAAATCTTCATAAGAGTGTCAGGATCCTCAAGAATACCCAATGTAAATGTTTGTGGACCCTAATAGCATAAAGATATAGAGAGTTGAAGATCAACAAAATCCAAAAGTCCATAAATTTGTCGAGTAATTAGGTCACCAGAAATCAGCCAGATCCAGTAACCTATGTAATTTGGAATCAGCTGAAAGTATCGGTTATGGATATGTGTCTGAATGTCAGACACTACAATTTTCTGAAAACTTTACATGATCTTGGTTCAAAATTAAGTTTCTAAGTGCCATACCCACCGCATCTGAGTGTCCAGTATCCGACACATATACTTGAGAAAAATTGAAGAGACGGAGTAACATAGCTAGTCACCATGAGAATAGGAgtaatcacaaaaaaaaaaaatatgaatacgATATCTTCACAACAGAGCCAGTAGCAAAGAGCATACCCCGAGTATCGGTGTATGGCTAACATACCCCCCACCCCCTACATACAATCAAAACACGGTAAACTTTGACCCCTAGCAAACCACCTCAAATATCATGTAAGCCAAAAATATCACACTTTCGCATCCTGTCCACGAGTCTACAGTATTtcacaattttatttttggttgaCTGCATAACTCTCCATtcagaaagagttgcatttagATGCCATAAAATTTTGAGTTACAGGGTAAAATCATAAGAAAATCGTCAAATTTCCACAAGGCATCTTCAACTAGGATATTTGAAAATAGCCAAATGAAGCTTTTTCAGCAAGTGTATCAATTGCATGCTTTACCGTATACGGCACTGGGGCACCCCCATTCAGTGCCAATCCCCTACCCTCCCGAAAAAAGGGACTCTATTTGCTACAAGCCTATGATCCATGGAAAACATAGGCAAATAAATAACCTTGCATAGTCCAAGATCTTATTTCCCTAAAGGTACTTATCTAATGCAACTTTTTAAAACCTCAAATGTCAACATGAGTTACTACTCGCAACAAGCTTGTGCACTACCCATGGAATTAAAACTCGGCCGTTCCGTTACATAACGGCCGTTCTGTAACCTATTTTGGATTTGCCGTTCCGCGAAAACCCGTTACGTTACGGTTTGACAAAATTCACGTCTTTCTCCCCGCGTCGTCCGTTACGTAACGGTGACTCGCCGCGTTAGACGTTTTTTTCTCCGTTACACCGTTTCTttacataaattgaccaaaaatatttttgtaaTTAGTTATGTAGTTTATGAAACATGATATTTCGTGTGTTTATTTGTTCACAAAATATAATACTCACTTATATTAGGAAAGATTTGGTTATATTGTGTTGATATAATACTTTTTAGACTAAAAATGTAATAATAAGGCTTAGATATGTTAATgtggtttttttcaaaaaattcacaCCGCGTCAGCCGCGATCCGTTCATTCTTCCGTTACAAGCGGTTTCCGCGACAACGCGACCTTTACCGCGAACGCGACCGCATCCGCGTTTTTTTTCTATGGCACTACCCCCATCCCAAAAGAAGCAATACTGCAGCAAGTATGCAACGACCTTTCTCAGAAGTCGGAACTGATAGTATGAAATTAATTACTCACCCATGTCCAAATTAAAGCAAAGTTAAAACTTTGCTTTGACTATAAGCTCATTTGTTCACCATTCTGCTTCCCAAAATATCTAAAAATGCAATTTTACAATTAAAACCATGCTCAAAAAGTTATAGTCTCACTTTTCTTAAAATGATAGTGCGTTCTTTGTGACTTCCTGAATTACATGTCTATGTGTAACTGTAGTCAACATTTCCTCAAGATATTCAACCGATATGTACCCTGACTAACCTATAAAGAACCTAGGTTGTTTCTGAAGATGTATCCACTTCCTAAGTTTTCTTTTTGAGTTCCGAATTCGGAAGCAGCAAAATGAAACagtatatataattttagtgGACAATAATTAAGTTTAACTAATATGCTACTATGCTAGACGTGAGAGATAATGTGGAAGCATACCAATTCGGTCACATATACATAACTACAGacataaaaataaagaaaaataatcaCTCCGCATACACGAGGTGAAGCCAAAAATACAAACGAAAATTTGTCGAAACCAGTTGCATAGAAAGATAGAGACAACAACGGTTTGGAAATTTTGGACATCTTATAATAGGTGGTCCAAAAACAACATCCCTGCTCACACATAGTTAAACATGTTTGTTGAGCATCAAACATGAGGGGAAAAGGGAACATAATCAACAGAATAATTCAACGCAGGagctaaattaactttaacttgcAAGAGAAAACAAGGGGAGAAATATCGGAACAGCCGAAAAATAGGAAATATAATGGAAGCAATTGAATTAATTGACCAGCAAAACATCAATTTAATTTCTGGGTTTTCAAGTGCCTACTCATATACAGTGTTAAAAgtgattaaacaaaaaaaaatgacagTTTTTTTCGATTTCGACTCACCAAaaattgcaagaaattcaaGTTTACCAACAAACAAGATACCAAAACAATAGGTCTGAAATTTGAAAGTATCATCCAACAAAGTAACATGCAAATCTATACCCATGCAAGAAAATTGACATTAAAGAGAGAAatcaaagaagaagaaaaaaataccTCAATCAATGAATACTATGAAATTCTCAGTAATTGCTCTGCTGTCAGTAGTACACCAACACCTAAAACAAGAACAAAATTAATCGATCAAAAATAAcccattaattaaaattaaaatttgaaaaattaaacaaaagttGCATGAAATTAAAATCTTTAAAGGGTGTCCTGAAACGGGAACAAGTTAAATTTATGTTTGAAACATTGATCCCATGATTTAAGGCAAGTGGGGATATaactacaaaaataaaaataaattaaaaaagatTGTTTCTTTTTCCTGaatttagggttttgatttgatttgggtaaaaccccaaaaataaaaataaaatacaaaatcgaaaaaaattgaggagagagaaagtacacTTGCAGAAGTATGAAGAACAAGGGAGCTGCTGGCTGCTGCAAACAAATGATTCTTCTCTGTTGTTttcttttcctttatttttctcctcctttttttttaatttccctTTTTTCTGTTTGATCAAAgcaaagagaaaatgaagaagaaaaagagagtTCGATTCTGTTCTGACTTAGCAATGTCAGAAATAGAAaactttagttttttttttgtttttgttaaatttgaaaTTGGGAATTTTCTGCATTGACTAATTTACCCTTTTTGGCAATGGAAAATTAACTTTGCCAATTGAAAATTAAATTGtcccgttttttttgttataaaaattgtctttttttttaaggaaaaaagtTGTCTTTTTCTTTGGTGATTAATTCATGTCACAATTTGTCTGTCCTACTCTCACTTTACCAACTAGAAAAAaagaaatttaaaaattaaaaatcatttgccACCTCCAACCTTCCACCTccccaaaaataataatgtacTTAAAAATCTAGGTAAGTTTTATTTTCTaatccctccgtatttttttaagagatacacttgtccggacacgggtattaagaagaataattgaatgaaataaaataataaagcaagtggggttggatagatattttaataattaaatatgtggggaccatgtcattttggtgggtggagggtggggtgagtttatgaaaatatttgtttaataggatggtgggtgatagggtatattagatgtattatttaattagatggtggggttgataagttactaaaaatggcaagt encodes:
- the LOC110780036 gene encoding nuclear transcription factor Y subunit C-3; amino-acid sequence: MDQQGHGQAPVVGTVSGAGQVPYGGAYQPNQVTGAPVVTSVGPVHGSAQPSGAQMAQHQLAYQQIHHQQQQQLQQQLQSFWQSQYQDIEKVTDFKNHSLPLARIKKIMKADEDVRMISAEAPVVFARACEMFILELTLRSWNHTEENKRRTLQKNDIAAAITRTDIFDFLVDIVPREDLKDDVLATLPRGTGMPVAGPADALPYYYMPPSQNPGQAGPPGVMMGNPNAYGAQSQPYMGQPMWPQAPPQRQQSSSDA